Part of the Bacteriovorax stolpii genome, GACATAGATTTCTCCTTGATTAGTCCTAAGCCTAATTTAAACCTATAGCTCGCTAAACTCAGCCAATTGTTAACTTATTAGATCTTTGCTAAAATAATAACAAGGCGGATATTATATGGACAAAGAGTTTGAGTTACTTTCGCATAACCTGGCACATAACTTACTGGAACTAAGACAGAGGAGAAACCTGACTCAGGAGGCCCTGGCAAAATTAGTGGGAGTGCCCCGTTCAACTATTGCCAATCTCGAATCGGGAGTGGGAAATCCTTCACTTACCAACCTGGCGCGTTTATCTGCGGCTTTGCATATTCCCATTGAGAAACTGCTTACACCTCAAGACATTGTCTGCAAACTTATTCCCGCTGACGAAGTGACTGTTCAGACCAGAAGTCAGGGGGCAGTGCTTATTTATAAACTTCTTCCAGATGCTCTTCCCAATATGGACATCGACCGCATTGAGATTGAACCTGGCGCTCAGATGAAGGGGACACCACATCCTTCGGGAACAAAGGAATATTTTCATTGTATTCAAGGTGAGATGACGGTGAATGTTTTAGGCAACACTTATGTTGTTAAGAAGGGTGATGTGCTGGCCTTTCCTGGTGAAGTTAATCATGTGTATGTGAATAAAGGAAAGGGAGTGGCGATTGGAATGAGTGTAGTTGTTTTAACTCCTCTTGGAGCTTAATCACTAAGACTGCCCCACTTTAGTGGGGCATAAAAAATTATTTCATGAAATGATCAATAGAGAATTTGCCTGCTCCACGAGTTGCGAAGATCAGAGAAATACCAAAGTATAAAAGAGAAAGTTCTTTAACGTCCCATGGGTCAGCAAGGTGAGCTCCAAAAGCGGCAACAAGCATAGTGAAGGCCATAAAAAGTGCCGCTGGTCTGGTCATAAACCCAACAGCTAAGAAAATCCCACCAAGAAGTTCAGCAAGAGCAGCGGCCCAAGCAAAAAGAACAGGCATCGGGAATCCTAAGGCCTGCACGCCACCGATAAGTTTGTCACCCGGAGGCATTTTTCCAAAACCATGAAGCGAGGCCATCAGTAGCCCGGCAATCACCCTAAGAACAAGTAGCGAAGTTTCAT contains:
- a CDS encoding XRE family transcriptional regulator, whose amino-acid sequence is MDKEFELLSHNLAHNLLELRQRRNLTQEALAKLVGVPRSTIANLESGVGNPSLTNLARLSAALHIPIEKLLTPQDIVCKLIPADEVTVQTRSQGAVLIYKLLPDALPNMDIDRIEIEPGAQMKGTPHPSGTKEYFHCIQGEMTVNVLGNTYVVKKGDVLAFPGEVNHVYVNKGKGVAIGMSVVVLTPLGA
- a CDS encoding DoxX family protein, yielding MIKKLLFKTTPESSLLNETSLLVLRVIAGLLMASLHGFGKMPPGDKLIGGVQALGFPMPVLFAWAAALAELLGGIFLAVGFMTRPAALFMAFTMLVAAFGAHLADPWDVKELSLLYFGISLIFATRGAGKFSIDHFMK